The Caulifigura coniformis genome includes a region encoding these proteins:
- a CDS encoding metal-dependent hydrolase, with amino-acid sequence MAAFREHITFSTLLGAGYGIAAATVLGFTPTQGLLAAVLTGVGGMLPDIDLDTGRPSREVFSFVAAIAPMFLVHHVLRFFKLPYDAETILLSLIVLYTIIRFGVSELVDRLSIHRGMWHSLPAMVIAADIAYLGYPGPNIKSKILMGTGVAIGFLSHLILDEIYSVELNGVAVRLKKSAGSALKIAGPKFVPNVFTFALFCTMNFAVLSQMGVLDPPSPEPASSPVIAQPVNPYFPQAVPGVTPVNSQPLYTPSSIPVQRYPQSLQAPGTLQEAAGQQTLPR; translated from the coding sequence ATGGCGGCTTTCCGCGAGCACATCACTTTCAGTACGCTCCTCGGCGCCGGCTATGGCATCGCGGCCGCGACTGTGCTCGGCTTCACTCCCACCCAGGGCCTTCTCGCCGCCGTTCTCACGGGCGTTGGCGGCATGCTGCCGGACATCGATCTCGACACCGGTCGACCCAGCCGCGAAGTCTTCAGCTTCGTCGCCGCGATCGCCCCTATGTTCCTTGTTCATCATGTCCTGAGATTCTTCAAGCTTCCCTACGACGCCGAAACCATCCTCCTCTCGCTGATCGTCCTCTACACCATCATCCGCTTCGGAGTTTCGGAACTCGTCGACCGCCTCAGCATCCACCGCGGCATGTGGCACAGCCTCCCCGCCATGGTCATCGCGGCCGACATCGCTTACCTCGGTTACCCCGGCCCGAACATCAAGTCGAAAATCCTGATGGGCACCGGAGTCGCCATCGGGTTTCTCTCCCATCTCATCCTCGATGAGATCTACAGCGTCGAACTGAACGGCGTCGCCGTACGGCTCAAGAAGTCCGCGGGCAGCGCACTCAAGATTGCGGGACCGAAGTTTGTCCCGAACGTCTTTACCTTCGCGCTCTTCTGCACCATGAACTTCGCCGTCCTCTCGCAGATGGGCGTTCTGGATCCCCCCAGCCCCGAGCCGGCGTCGTCCCCCGTCATCGCCCAGCCGGTCAACCCGTACTTCCCCCAGGCTGTGCCCGGCGTCACGCCCGTCAACTCGCAGCCCCTGTACACCCCCTCCAGCATTCCGGTCCAGCGCTACCCTCAGTCGCTTCAGGCTCCGGGAACGCTCCAGGAAGCCGCCGGCCAGCAGACTCTCCCGCGCTGA
- a CDS encoding fibronectin type III domain-containing protein, protein MAGVAGLLLAAPLAAAEGPGGKPLYTQKPRFRIPFQFDAAEMQRLGAVEIQLFVSTDMGTNWNREQSVDPTAGKFAFEAPGNGEYWFAVRTVDRNQKVFPEGPPEVGLRVVVDSQPPSLDLRVEALGRDRVSLSWDASDPNIDPSSLKIEWRDEVNREWQTVGIYAAASGQTSWTTRGVVEVRGSIRDLAGNPVESSASTRGGSSLEAPSLPAFAPARSPRRSEPDFSKPVAEAMEPLPPEFENPPQTAMQPSDPQFDALPIVRSQAPSGYFRQQHRTGMLTNSNAANRPAITDDRWGPPIGQGASAFPSQTAGVAVRSVRSRTFKIGYQLDDVGPSGVANVDLYITEDGGRKWFHYGSDADRQSPFDVTVPADGTYGFCIRVQNGLGVVADPPQPGDAPDIRISIDQSAPVAQLLPLRQGQGSHNNQVLIEWSVQDELLAEQPVALTFAESPTGPWRPITGWTENSGRYVWTITEPLKQRVYIRLEARDAAGNTSIALAEQPLLVDLSRPTARIVDVEVGRTPQ, encoded by the coding sequence ATGGCTGGTGTTGCGGGACTGCTGCTCGCTGCCCCCCTGGCCGCCGCGGAGGGACCGGGCGGCAAACCGCTTTACACCCAGAAGCCTCGCTTCCGGATCCCTTTCCAGTTCGACGCTGCCGAGATGCAGCGGCTGGGGGCTGTCGAGATCCAGTTGTTCGTCTCGACGGACATGGGAACCAACTGGAACCGCGAGCAATCGGTTGATCCGACGGCCGGCAAATTCGCGTTCGAAGCGCCGGGCAACGGCGAGTACTGGTTCGCGGTGCGGACAGTCGACAGGAACCAGAAGGTCTTTCCGGAAGGACCTCCGGAAGTGGGGCTCCGCGTCGTCGTGGACTCGCAGCCGCCGAGCCTCGATCTGCGCGTCGAAGCGCTGGGGCGTGACCGGGTCTCGCTGTCGTGGGACGCGAGCGATCCGAACATCGATCCGTCGAGCCTGAAGATCGAGTGGCGCGACGAAGTGAATCGCGAATGGCAGACGGTAGGGATCTACGCCGCCGCAAGCGGACAGACGAGCTGGACGACCCGGGGCGTGGTCGAGGTGCGCGGATCGATCAGGGACCTGGCCGGGAATCCGGTGGAATCGTCGGCGAGCACGCGCGGCGGATCGAGCCTGGAAGCGCCTTCGCTGCCGGCCTTCGCTCCGGCGCGGTCTCCGCGACGGAGCGAGCCGGATTTCAGCAAGCCTGTGGCCGAGGCCATGGAACCGCTGCCGCCCGAGTTCGAGAATCCGCCGCAGACGGCGATGCAGCCATCCGATCCGCAATTCGATGCGCTGCCGATCGTCCGCAGCCAGGCGCCAAGCGGATACTTCCGGCAGCAGCATCGCACCGGAATGCTGACGAACAGTAACGCCGCGAACCGTCCGGCGATCACGGACGACCGCTGGGGACCTCCGATCGGCCAGGGGGCCAGTGCGTTTCCGTCGCAGACGGCCGGAGTCGCGGTCCGCTCGGTTCGGTCACGGACGTTCAAGATCGGCTACCAACTGGATGACGTTGGTCCTTCGGGGGTCGCGAACGTCGACCTGTACATCACCGAGGACGGTGGCCGGAAGTGGTTCCACTACGGAAGCGATGCCGACCGGCAGAGCCCGTTTGACGTGACCGTTCCCGCGGACGGAACCTACGGGTTCTGCATCCGGGTGCAGAACGGGCTGGGAGTGGTTGCCGATCCACCGCAGCCGGGAGATGCTCCGGACATCCGGATTTCGATCGACCAATCGGCGCCGGTGGCGCAGCTGCTGCCGCTCCGGCAGGGTCAGGGGTCGCACAACAACCAGGTGCTGATCGAGTGGTCGGTGCAGGACGAATTGCTTGCGGAACAGCCGGTGGCTCTGACCTTCGCGGAATCACCGACAGGGCCGTGGCGTCCGATCACGGGCTGGACCGAGAACTCGGGCCGCTACGTGTGGACGATTACTGAGCCGCTGAAGCAGCGGGTGTACATCCGGCTGGAAGCCCGTGACGCGGCGGGGAACACTTCGATCGCGCTGGCGGAGCAGCCGCTGCTGGTCGACCTGTCGCGTCCGACGGCGCGGATCGTCGACGTCGAAGTGGGGCGTACGCCGCAGTAA
- a CDS encoding sensor histidine kinase, whose amino-acid sequence MLGKFAVWMSFSPQAVPVLRAVMAVAWLLIATQPALALDSQRTLTQALLRKWQIQQGLPQPTITVIIQGADGGLWLGTQAGLYQFDGIRFDPALVVEGESLADIWINDLCEDSQGRLWIATRGEGLLYLHDGEVVKHTSPVGFPMQNVNCLMLSRQGELWAGGDGGLAVYRNDTFRKYDHADGLHIPIVRDIAQAADDSIWIGGDGSGLMVWKDGTLSNHPDADRRTVNTLLAAADGSLWAGTNRGLLKIDGPGITSAITTGEGLPDDTVECLLRAQDGVLWAGTRNGLCRIIGQEVEAFGTREGLTQSAVLTICEDHEGSLWVGTKHGLNQLSDRRTLPLTSTEGLPTNDAGPIVQAPSGQIWVGTLGGGLARYDGRRCEVAANRRAGLPSSRLHALAAGKTNDLWIGTDKGVCLWRDGEVVKVLNIKDGLPGNDVACLTFDDASRLWIGTRRGLVRYDGNSIERPISDPVVASARISVLKNAGQQGLIASTSNGVFLIRDDKLTPLPGDEAWLREVHAIEIGPEGEFWLASRGRGLMLIKDGEVSLFTIADGLFDDEIVGIAIDDRDQLWMGCSRGIFSVPRTQVLSVARGERARPLDCFSLSPTEGLRTVECQRDVQPAVSRTTDGQIWFSTIHGVLVIDPEKLQRELPTPHVEANRLLVNGEPMRPNHPVVVPPGTLNVSIGYTAHTYSWPSRTSFRYQLEGFDKDWVYAGTRRDAFYTNLSPGTYRFRVSAANFGGSWSEAKLPVEITLRAAFWQTPWFPLLLGLLAMGTVWLILRLRVLRVRARMDAIISERVRIARELHDTLIQGFSGVTMQMQAVSSQVNDPNLRKSIHDVISDAGACLREARQSVAGLRNSQGTSMGLAAALEQAARQITETRDVRLHLDLPAASPSLPVEVEFNLLRIAQEAITNAARHSHARTIDVALTPKPGRLALRVRDDGVGFSTADRERSDHRHYGLIGMRERSRQISADLTIESRPGAGTTILVDLPLTGHETNGAPPHSSVYNPSGDT is encoded by the coding sequence GTGCTTGGGAAATTTGCCGTCTGGATGAGCTTCAGCCCGCAGGCTGTTCCGGTTCTTCGGGCCGTAATGGCCGTTGCGTGGCTCCTCATTGCCACGCAGCCCGCCCTCGCTCTCGACTCCCAGCGCACCCTCACACAGGCACTGCTTCGCAAGTGGCAGATCCAGCAGGGCCTCCCGCAACCGACGATCACCGTCATCATCCAGGGGGCCGACGGCGGCCTCTGGCTCGGAACCCAGGCCGGCCTCTACCAGTTCGATGGCATCCGCTTCGATCCCGCGCTCGTAGTCGAAGGGGAATCGCTCGCCGATATCTGGATCAACGACCTCTGCGAAGACTCGCAGGGCCGCCTGTGGATCGCGACCCGCGGCGAAGGACTGCTTTACCTCCACGACGGCGAGGTCGTGAAGCACACGTCTCCCGTCGGCTTTCCGATGCAGAACGTGAACTGCCTCATGCTCAGCCGTCAGGGTGAGCTCTGGGCCGGCGGAGACGGAGGACTCGCCGTCTATCGCAACGACACCTTCCGAAAATACGACCACGCGGACGGCCTCCACATCCCGATCGTTCGCGATATCGCCCAGGCCGCCGACGACTCCATCTGGATCGGGGGAGACGGCAGCGGACTGATGGTCTGGAAAGACGGCACGCTCTCCAATCATCCCGACGCCGACCGGCGAACTGTCAACACGCTCCTCGCGGCAGCAGATGGCAGCCTCTGGGCCGGAACGAACAGGGGCCTGCTCAAGATCGACGGCCCCGGCATCACATCCGCCATCACGACCGGTGAAGGACTCCCCGACGATACGGTCGAATGTCTTCTGCGAGCCCAGGACGGAGTCCTTTGGGCCGGGACGCGCAACGGCCTCTGCCGGATCATCGGTCAGGAAGTGGAAGCATTCGGCACGCGTGAAGGACTCACGCAGAGCGCCGTCCTGACGATCTGCGAGGACCACGAAGGCAGCCTCTGGGTCGGAACCAAGCACGGACTCAATCAGCTCTCCGATCGTCGCACTCTCCCCCTCACCAGCACCGAAGGCCTCCCGACCAACGACGCCGGCCCCATCGTACAGGCCCCCTCCGGACAGATCTGGGTGGGAACGCTCGGGGGAGGGCTCGCCCGATACGACGGCCGCAGGTGCGAAGTCGCCGCCAATCGCCGCGCCGGACTGCCGAGCAGTCGGCTGCACGCACTGGCGGCCGGAAAGACCAACGACCTCTGGATCGGAACCGACAAGGGCGTCTGCCTCTGGCGCGACGGCGAGGTCGTCAAGGTCCTCAACATCAAGGACGGACTTCCCGGCAACGACGTCGCCTGCCTCACCTTCGACGACGCTAGCCGACTCTGGATCGGAACGCGCCGGGGACTGGTTCGCTACGACGGAAACTCCATCGAACGGCCGATCAGCGATCCCGTTGTGGCGAGCGCCCGCATCTCTGTGTTGAAAAACGCCGGGCAGCAGGGACTCATCGCTTCGACCTCGAACGGCGTCTTCCTCATCAGGGACGACAAACTCACACCCCTTCCGGGAGACGAAGCCTGGCTTCGCGAAGTCCATGCCATCGAAATCGGCCCGGAAGGGGAATTCTGGCTCGCCTCGCGCGGCCGCGGCCTGATGCTCATCAAGGACGGCGAAGTCTCCCTGTTTACCATCGCGGATGGCCTGTTCGACGATGAAATCGTGGGCATCGCCATCGATGACCGCGACCAACTCTGGATGGGTTGCAGTCGAGGGATCTTTTCCGTTCCCCGCACACAGGTTCTCAGCGTGGCCAGGGGCGAGCGTGCCCGTCCACTCGACTGCTTCTCGCTCAGCCCCACGGAAGGACTGCGCACCGTCGAATGCCAGCGCGACGTCCAGCCGGCCGTCTCACGTACCACCGATGGACAGATCTGGTTTTCGACGATTCACGGCGTCCTCGTCATCGACCCCGAAAAACTCCAGCGCGAACTCCCCACGCCGCATGTCGAAGCGAATCGCCTTCTCGTGAACGGCGAACCGATGCGCCCCAACCATCCGGTCGTCGTCCCTCCGGGGACATTGAACGTTTCCATCGGCTATACGGCCCACACTTATTCCTGGCCGTCCCGGACCTCGTTCCGATACCAGCTGGAAGGATTCGATAAGGACTGGGTCTACGCCGGCACGCGCCGGGACGCCTTCTACACCAACCTCTCGCCCGGCACCTACCGGTTCCGCGTCAGCGCCGCCAATTTCGGAGGAAGCTGGAGCGAAGCGAAGTTGCCTGTCGAGATCACCCTCCGAGCCGCCTTCTGGCAAACTCCGTGGTTCCCCCTCCTCCTGGGGCTGCTCGCCATGGGAACCGTCTGGCTCATCCTTCGGCTCCGCGTCCTGCGGGTCCGCGCCCGCATGGATGCCATCATCTCCGAACGTGTCCGCATCGCCCGTGAACTCCACGACACCCTCATCCAGGGCTTCTCCGGCGTCACCATGCAGATGCAGGCAGTCTCGTCGCAGGTCAACGATCCGAATCTCCGCAAGTCGATTCACGACGTGATCTCCGATGCCGGAGCCTGCCTCCGCGAAGCCCGACAGTCCGTGGCCGGCCTGCGGAACTCCCAGGGAACCTCAATGGGGCTCGCCGCCGCCCTCGAACAGGCCGCTCGCCAGATCACCGAAACACGCGATGTCCGTCTTCATCTCGACCTCCCCGCCGCGTCGCCCAGCCTGCCGGTCGAAGTCGAATTCAATCTCCTGCGCATCGCCCAGGAAGCCATCACCAACGCCGCACGTCATTCCCACGCCCGCACGATCGATGTCGCCCTCACCCCGAAGCCCGGGCGGCTCGCCCTCCGGGTGCGTGACGACGGCGTCGGGTTTTCGACCGCCGATCGCGAGCGATCCGACCATCGACACTATGGCCTCATCGGCATGCGCGAGAGATCACGCCAGATCTCCGCCGACCTCACCATCGAGAGTCGCCCCGGTGCGGGCACCACGATCCTCGTGGACCTTCCTTTGACGGGTCACGAAACAAATGGCGCTCCGCCCCACTCAAGCGTCTATAATCCTTCCGGTGATACATGA
- a CDS encoding YqjF family protein, which yields MSSLAFAPAAPPSLDARIAARSRPPETPVMYQAWRELLFLHWRFPSHALQAILPPGLTLDTFDGQGWLGVVPFFMRNIRPRWSPVVPGISNFLELNLRTYVFDETGRPGVWFLSLDANRKLAVWWARRFFGLPYHHADMTADWNRTTGHVRYSSQRRDAPPRLTCRYEYAAAGPAETAIPGTLEFFLIERYFLFALTPAGLMTGQVHHSPYECSPVDLRHWDEHLIELARLPLPGRRPDHAVVSRGVTVDVFQTQPVSKPE from the coding sequence ATGTCTTCGCTCGCATTCGCGCCTGCCGCTCCACCATCTCTGGACGCACGGATTGCGGCCCGCAGCCGCCCTCCGGAGACGCCCGTGATGTATCAGGCATGGCGTGAGTTGCTCTTCCTGCACTGGCGATTCCCGTCGCACGCCCTGCAGGCGATTCTCCCCCCCGGGCTCACTCTCGATACGTTCGACGGCCAGGGCTGGCTCGGAGTCGTCCCTTTCTTCATGCGGAACATCCGCCCCCGCTGGTCCCCCGTCGTCCCCGGAATCTCGAACTTCCTGGAACTCAACCTGCGGACCTACGTCTTCGACGAGACCGGCCGGCCCGGTGTCTGGTTCCTCTCACTGGATGCCAACCGGAAGCTGGCCGTCTGGTGGGCCCGCAGATTCTTCGGCCTCCCTTATCACCATGCGGACATGACCGCCGACTGGAACCGCACCACCGGTCACGTCCGCTACTCATCCCAGCGACGCGATGCGCCCCCCCGGCTCACCTGCCGCTACGAGTATGCCGCGGCCGGCCCCGCGGAAACGGCGATCCCCGGCACGCTCGAATTCTTCCTCATCGAGCGCTACTTCCTGTTCGCACTGACTCCTGCAGGACTGATGACCGGACAGGTTCATCACTCCCCCTACGAGTGCAGTCCTGTCGATCTCCGTCACTGGGACGAACACCTGATCGAGCTGGCCCGGCTCCCGCTCCCCGGCCGCCGTCCGGACCACGCCGTCGTCTCGCGCGGCGTGACGGTCGACGTGTTCCAGACCCAGCCGGTCAGCAAGCCTGAGTGA
- a CDS encoding response regulator yields MTDTIALQTIRVLCVDDHPLVRKGIAAILSNEADMELVGEASNGDEAVEQFRQLQPDVTLIDLKMPVKDGIAAVTAIRNEFPEARFIALTSYDGDHDVFRALEAGVRGYILKESVHTEILGAIRRVHSGGQLFSQDTAQRFAASFSQASLTPREIEVLSLVAQGFGNKEVAAKLGPSVGTVKIHVQNILAKLNATDRTHAVTIALKRGLIQLP; encoded by the coding sequence ATGACTGACACAATTGCACTGCAGACGATCCGCGTCCTTTGCGTGGACGATCATCCGCTGGTCCGCAAAGGGATCGCGGCCATTCTCTCGAATGAAGCCGACATGGAGCTCGTCGGCGAAGCGTCCAACGGTGACGAGGCCGTGGAGCAGTTTCGCCAACTCCAGCCCGATGTGACCCTCATCGACCTCAAGATGCCCGTGAAAGACGGCATCGCTGCCGTGACGGCCATCCGCAACGAGTTTCCCGAGGCGCGCTTCATCGCCCTCACCAGCTATGACGGCGACCACGACGTCTTCCGCGCCCTCGAAGCCGGCGTCCGCGGCTACATCCTCAAGGAGTCGGTCCACACCGAAATCCTCGGCGCGATTCGCCGCGTTCATTCTGGCGGGCAACTCTTTTCCCAGGACACCGCCCAGCGCTTCGCCGCTTCGTTCTCGCAGGCCTCGCTCACCCCGCGCGAAATCGAGGTTCTCAGCCTCGTCGCCCAGGGCTTCGGCAATAAGGAAGTGGCCGCCAAGCTCGGGCCGTCCGTCGGCACGGTGAAGATCCACGTGCAGAACATCCTCGCCAAGCTCAATGCGACCGACCGCACCCACGCCGTCACCATCGCACTGAAACGCGGGCTCATCCAGCTCCCCTGA